GTTGTAAATCCTAAATCATCGATCGCTTTCTGTACGGATTTAGGAAGATTGAATTGCTCAAAAGTAGTCATTTGCTTTAATTTTTTGCAAAGATAGTCTTTTTGAAAGTAATCAAGCAAATGTGCTAATTTACAGTCTTTTTGTTATTGATATAGATAAAATAGCGCCTTGGAAAATGTTTTAAAAACCTTCAAAAACGCCTAGTCCAAATAAGGCAAAATCATACTTCACAGGATCTTGTGCGTCAAATTCGCGAAGTTTAGCGTCTAATTCTGCTAGGGCTTTTCCATCATTTTGTTTTCTAGTAAGCAACCCCAGTTTTCTTGCCACATTACCAGAGTGTACATCAAGCGGGCAAGATAGAGAAGCCGTTGAGATGCTTTTCCAGACGCCCAGATCAACGCCAGTTTTGTCATTCCGAACCATCCACCTTAAATACATGTTGATTCTTTTTGCTGCCGAATTGTTCAAAGGATCTGAAACGTGTTTTTGAGTTCGAGCGAGATGAGGGATAGAAAAAAATATTTTTTTAAATTCGGAAATGCTATTTTGCATCGAATGGGGTTCTTGATTTTTGGCAAAAACCGTTTCTAGTCCACCGTGATGGGAATAGATGTTTTGTAAAGATTGGATGAATCCAATGAAATCTTGACCATTAAAAGTACGATGAACAAATGTATGTAATCGTTCTAAATCAGCTGTTTTGTGTGACATCACAAAATCATAAGGTGCATTGCCCATTAAGTCCAGCATGCGATGCGAATTTTGTATGATCATTTTACGATTCCCCCAGGCAATGGTAGCACTTAGAAAACCAGCAATTTCAACATCTTCTTTTTGTGAATACAGATGCGGAATTTGAACAGGATCACTTTCTATAAAATCTAAGGTGTTGTATTGTAAAACTTTGTTGTCTAGAAAATCTTTTAATTCTTTTGTAGTCATTATAAAGGAGGAAAGGTATAATAAGAAAGAGTGTGTTTGTAACGGCTTTTTTTAGCCCAGATAGGAACGGCATCTCCCGATTTTAAAAAAATAAGGCTTTTTCAGCCGTAGTTTTTATAATCGGGAATACAGTGGATAGCTGGAAAAAGCTCCTAATTACTAATCAAACCATCCACCATGACTAGTTTTCTGTCGGCCATATTAGCGAGTTCTTCATTATGAGTTACGATCACAAATGTTTGTCCAAATTCATCTCTTAGTTTAAAGAAAAGCTGATGTAAATTCTCTGCCGATGTAGTGTCAAGGTTTCCTGAAGGCTCATCTGCAAAAATAACCGCTGGTTTGTTGATTAGTGCTCGTGCCACGGCTACGCGTTGCTGCTCTCCACCCGAAAGTTCATTTGGTTTGTGATTTATGCGGTGCGAAAGGCCCAAATAGTCTAATAATTTTTTCGCTTCTTGCTCTGTTTCTCCTTTTGGTTTGTTGGCAATAAATGCTGGAATGCAAACATTTTCAAGTGCAGTAAATTCAGGAAGTAGTTGGTGAAACTGAAATATGAATCCTAAATTTAAATTCCTGAAAGTAGATAAAACTTTGTCATTCATGGTCAAAATGTCTCGACCATTGATAAACAAGGAAGTTGTTGTTTTTTGAATATCTGTGTTGGGTATAGTATTGGGTTTGTCTAAGGTGCCTAAAATTTGCAAGAGTGTTGTTTTTCCTGCGCCTGATGATCCTACAATAGATACAATTTCTCCTTTTTTAATATGCAAATCAACTCCTTTGAGTACATGTAGTTTATCGTAGTATTTATGTATATTTTTGACTTCAATCATTTTATTCTGTTTTTACAAAGAAACAAAGATTTTAAGGATTATGAATTGGAAGTCATTAATTTTTCAGTTTGACAAACTATAAACTTTAGTTAAGAATAGGTCTAAGGTGTTTGATAATAAATAACTTTGATTAAAATTTAAAATATGAAAAAAATAATTGGATTGATGATCGCCCTTTTGCCCTTTTCATTTTGTGCCAAAGAAAGAAACGTAATTGTACCTAAAAGTTTAGAAACAAAAAATATGGAAAAACAAGGAGATTTAGAGATTGCAACATTTGCAGGAGGTTGTTTTTGGTGTACCGAGGCAGTATTTTTACAGCTTGACGGAGTGAGTAAAGTAGTTTCAGGTTACATAGGTGGAAACACTGTGAATCCTACTTATAATGATATTTCTACCGGAGAAACGGGACATGCAGAGGCTATTGAAATAACTTTTGACCCAAAGAAAATAAGTTTTGGAGAGTTACTGGAGATATTTTTTGCAACTCATGATCCTACAACGCTTAACCGTCAAGGTGCTGATGTAGGGACACAATACCGTAGTGAAATTTTTTATCACAATGAGACTCAAAAACAGTTGTCACAGGATTACATAGCCTTGATGACACAAGAAAATACTTTTGGTAAACCAATTGTGACTAAAATATCAGCTGCCACAAAATTTTATGTTGCTGAAGAATACCATCAAAATTACTACAACCAAAACAAAACGCAAGGGTATTGTAGTTATGTAATTACTCCAAAAATTGATAAGTTGAAGAAAATGTATCAAGGAAAGCTTAAGAAATAATTGGCATTAGATTTGTATATTGTTCAATAAATATAAATTGAATACTTATGATACAATCTGCTGCTAATGTTGAAGCAAATAACAAAACAAGAAATCTTGTATTGGGAATATTATTTGATGCTATTGGGATGCTTTCTTTTACCATTCCTCTTCTTGGAGAATTTTCAGATGTAGTTTGGGCGCCTTTAGCAGGTTTTTTAATGACTTGGATGTATAAAGGGAAAATAGGTAAAGTAGGAGGAGTGTTAACTTTTCTTGAAGAAATTATACCTTTTACTGATTTTATACCCACATTTACCTTAACGTGGATATACACGTATTTAATAAAAAATAAAAATGCCTCGTAACGAGGCATTTTTTATGATTTAAAAAGAAATCCGAGTCCTAATCTTTTCAGCATTTTTTTCTCCAATGCCCAAAAGAATTTGAATTGCCCAAATATAAAACCAATACAAACCAGTAATACTTGGTAAATAGGGAATATTAATATCAAACGTACAGGAATTATCCAATATCCCAAAGAATCTTTTGTTATACCTAGCCACGTACAAAACGGTTTAGACAACCAAGCTGATGCTGATCCCGTGATAGCAAAAACGATTAGAATTATTATGAACTGAAAATTTGTTTCAATTCCCCAACGTTGTTTGAGTTTATTCATTTTTATTTATAATGAATACAAATATAGTAAGATTATCTCATGGGTACAAAACCAAAAAGTCTTTGATTGTATGTATTTTGAAAAAATATCATGTAGTTGTATATCAAATAATTTACTTCATACCCGTAATTTATATTAGGATCATAATTAATTGTCATTTCGTATAAATTAGGATTAAAACGCTGTGGTTGCAAAACACGGTTATTCCATTCGGTTACATAAAAACGGTTTTTATTTTCTAGAAAAGCCTGTGTGTGATAATTTCTAGGCAAAGCTGTGGCATTTAGCCAAGAATTAAAACCAGGTGCAATAATGATTACCTCGTATTCTAGTTCTTCATTTGCTATTCTTACGGTATCATTACTAGAATTATTTGACGGATTTTTTATAGCTGTAAATGGAGTAGTTGTAGCACAACTGTACATGATGAGCGCTACTATTCCTAATATATATAAACTACGTTTCATAATCGAAATTTTACTTTAAATTTACAACTATATTCTCTTTTTTTAAAACCATTTAACAAAAAAAAAATCACCTAAGTAGGTGATTTTTAATGTTTTTTATTTTCCAAATAGTTTGCCAAGAATTCCGCCTAGTCCACCACCTTTACCAGATACGGCTGCCATTGCATCGCTAATGTCTACTTTTCCATCAGCATTTTGATCTAAACCAAATTGTCCTCCATATTTTGAAATTGCATCCATAATTCCAGATCCTTGAGCTCCGCCTCCAGATATAGCTGCAATGATATCAGAGATTTGAAAACTACTATCATTAGGATCTTTTGCTTTATTTACCAATGATCCTAGAATTTGAGGAATCAAACTTCCTGCAACACCTGATGCTGCATCTGCATTGATACCAAATTTTTCTCCAAGACTTCCAGTAAGTTGTTCAGTAAGCTTTTGAACTACAGGATTTGAAGCGTTTTGAGCATTATCTCCTTGAAACAAAGAAGCCAATTGTTCTACACCGCCCTCTGAAGCAATTTTTTGTAAACCAGAAAAAATGGAGCTACTAGCTTCTTCAATAACTGCCTCGTTTTGTTCGTTTGGAATGGCATTGTTTTTAACAACTGACTCGACTCCAAATTGTTGCGCTAATTGTGTTAATTGTTCTAACATAGGTTTTGGTTTTGTTTAGATATCAAATCTAATAAAAAAAAAGGATTTATTACTTAAAATAAATCCCTTTTAATCATTTCATCACATTAAACCTTATCCCAAAATACTTATAATTTGTTGGGCTAGTTCAGTTCCTATTCTATCTTGTGCCTCACCTGTAGCAGCACCTATGTGTGGTGTTAGTGAGATTTTGTGGTGCATTAATATTGCCATCTCTGGCGTTGGTTCACTCTCAAAAACGTCTAATCCTGCAAACAATATTTTCCCGCTATCCAGTCCTTTAAGTAAAGCCACCTCGTCAATTACACCGCCACGGGCACAATTTACAATTCCTACACCATCTTTCATGCTAGCAATTTCTTTATCACTAATAATGTAACCGTTTTGCGCAGGTACATGTAGGGTAATAAAATCAGCCTCTTTAAAAACTGATTCTAAAGATTGTGAAACGATAGTTGTGGTAATAGATTGACCGTCAAAAAAAGATACCGTGACATCTACTTGAGGAATAAAACTATCCGCAGCAATAACTTTCATTCCAAGTCCAAGCGCCATTTTTGCAGTAGCCTGACCAATACGGCCAATGCCCACAATTCCAAGCGTTTTTCCTCTCAATTCAATTCCGTTACCATACGCTTTCTTTAAACCATCAAAGTTGGTATCGCCTTCAAGTGGCATATTTCTATTCGAGTCGTGCAAAAATCGAACTCCCGAAAATAAATGTGCAAAAACCAACTCTGCCACAGATTCTGATGATGAAGCAGGCGTATTAATCACTGCAATCCCTTTGCTTTTAGCATAATCCACATCAATATTATCCATACCTACGCCTCCACGACCTATAATTTTCAAGCCTGGACAAGCATCAATAATGTCTTTACGAACCTTAGTCGCGCTTCTTACTAAAACGACACTTACATTGTTTTCATTAACAAAATTAGCCACTTGTTCCTGCGCTACTTTTGTTGTTATAACTTCAAAACCACCTTTTTCTAAAGCTTGAATTCCACTTTTTGAAATTCCATCGTTGGCTAATACTTTCATTTTATTTTATTTTTAAGGATTGAAAAATTTAAAGATTCAATCGATATTGTTTATTGTATTGATTGATTAAAAATTGATTTTTAAATCTTTAAATCATTCAATATTTTAATTTTTAAATTGCCTTTTCCAAAGCCTGCATTACATCCACCAGTACTTGAACGCTCTCTAATGGTAACGCATTGTACATAGAAGCTCTGTAGCCACCTACTGAACGATGCCCTGGTAATCCTGAAATTCCTGCAGCTTTCCACAAAGCGTCAAAGTTTGCGGCATGTGCTTCATCATTTAACAAGAAAGTGGCATTCATATTAGAACGATCCTCCACAGCAGCAGCTCCTTTAAACAATGGATTTCTATCAATTTCGGCATACAGTAATGCTGCTTTTGCATTGTTTATTTTTTCAATGGCTGCAATTCCACCTAAGTTTTTCAACCATTGTAAAGTCAATAAAGAAGCGTAAACAGGGAAAACAGGAGGTGTGTTGTACATACTTTCTGCTTTAATATGTTTGGTATAATCCAGCATACTAGGAATAGTTCTGCCAGTTTTACCTAGAATTTCTTCTTTTACAACAATCAATGTGGTTCCTGCAGGTCCCATGTTTTTTTGAGCTCCAGCATAGATCAAGTCAAATTTTGAAAAATCCAATACTCTTGAAAAAATATCCGAACTCATGTCGCATACAAGTGGTATGCTAGTTTCTGGAAACTCCTTCATTTGGGTACCAAAGATGGTATTATTACTCGTACAGTGAAAATAATCAGCATCTTCAGGAATACTGTATCCTTTTGGAATATGATTGTAATTTTGTTCTTTAGAGGAACCTATGATGCTAGTTTCTCCAAAAAGTTGTGCTTCTTTAATAGCAGCAGCAGCCCATGTTCCTGTGTCCAGGTAAGCGGCTTTTCCATTTTCTTTCATCAAGTTGTAAGGAACCATCAAAAATTCAAGACTAGCACCACCTGCTAGAAATAATGCTTGGTAGCCTTTGCCTTCAAGACCTAATAATTCTAGAACAAGTGATCGAGCTTCATCCATAACGGCCACAAAATCTTTGCTTCTGTGAGACATTTCTAAAAGAGATAATCCAGAATCATTGAAATTTAATATCGCTTGTGCTGATTTTTCAAAAACTTCTTGGGGTAAAATGCAAGGTCCTGCGCTGTAGTTGTGTTTTTTCATGTGAGTAGTTATATCCAAAAAATTAAAAAGCAAATTTCGACAATAGCAGTTTAAAAAGCGTTAATTAATTCGAAATAATCGCACTTTTTTCTGCTAAATTGTTAACAAAAATGAAATTGTATCTATGTTATCTGCATAATCCCATAATTGCGGATTTTGAGTTTGTCCAAACGAAATACTTTTTTCAATACAACCACCAGAAACGATACATTGAAGTAGCTCATTTTCAGAATCTAACTTTGTTTGTAGTGTGGGTAAGTCGTCGTAATATTCATAAAAAACACTAGAAATAGGTGAGGCATGGCTTTGATCTTCTTTTATAGTCAAAAAGCCATTGTCAAGCAACTTGAAATTACTCATCAAGAAAACCGCTTTGTTGTAATCGTAATTATTGGCGTATTTTTCATAATGAATGACATCTTGGTATTCAAAAATGGCTTCAAAAAAGGCATCGAAATTATATCCTTTTGGTACAAAAAGTTTAGATACATTACGACATCCTAAACCAAAATATCTAAAAATATCTTCTCCTAAAGCAGTGAGTTCCTCCTTGTTTTCAGTACCAGTCAAAACCGCTACTGAATTTCTACTCTTTCTAATAATAGACGGTTTGTCTTTAAAATAATATTCGAAATATCTTGATGTATTGTTACTGCCTGTAGCTATTACGGCATCAAAGTTTTCTAATTTACCCTCAACAAACGTGATCTGGTTTTTAAGTTCAGGCGCAACAGCAATCAAATATTTGGCTAAAAAAGGCAGTAAATGTTGGTCGTTTGATGATGTTTTTACAATCACATTATTTCCAGTTATTAAAACCGATAAAAAATCATGAAACCCAACTAGAGGAATGTTTCCTGCTAGTACTAATGCTATATTTTTTGGTTTTTGAATTTCTAAAGTATAGGCAGAAAGCCATTGATCAAGGTTTTCTGCTGTTAATGCTTTAGACCAAGATTGAATTGAAAAATATACATTTTCAGGAGTATACCAGCCATTGTGTGATTGAGACAGGATAATAAGTTCTTGAAAAGCATCAAAAAATGTTTCGTTGTGCAAAACATTTGGGCTTTTTGTGGTGTTGTTTTCAGAAAATTGACTTAAAAAATTTCCTAATTCAACAAAAACATTTTTTTTTGTTTCTAATGTCATAATGTTTGCTTATGAATAGTTTTGATTGTAATTTTGCACAAAAATAAGCTATAAAAAGTATAGTAAAAAGATTAAAAGACGAAAGATAATAGATTCTTATACTCGAAAATCTTATTTGCTTAATTCCTAAATTAAAAAGATGGCAATTATTATAACAGACGAATGTATCAATTGTGGGGCTTGTGAACCTGAGTGCCCAAATACTGCAATATATGAAGGAGCTGATGATTGGAGATACAAGGACGGAACAAAACTGAAAGGTAAAGTAATTTTGCCAGACGGTACTGAAATTGATTCTGATGAAGCACAAACACCAATCTCTGACGAAGTGTATTATATCGTTCCTGGTAAATGTACGGAGTGTAAAGGATTTCATGATGAACCTCAATGTGCAGCGGTTTGCCCTGTAGATTGTTGTATTCCTGATGATGCGCATGTAGAAAGTGATGAAACATTGCTAAACAGACAAGCTTTTTTACACAACGAATAAGTATTGATTTTACATAAAAAAAACCTGAGATATCTCAGGTTTTTTTTATGTAATACTATTTTTGTTATTCTTTGACCATTTCAAAAATTTCAGATGTAATTTTATCAGTTTCGGGGTCATAAGATTCTAAAACTAAGTTTCCATCTGCATTAAAGTATCCAAAAGATGTTTTGCTTTTAGTACTGTAAATGTAATTGTTATTGGAAGTTTTTCTTAAAACAGCAGTCTTTTCCTTATTTGGCAGGTACATGTTGTAACCTGTTTCAGCTAGACTAACTTGGTATTTTTGTCCGTTGTAGTTGTAATAAGCAGATCTATCAACATCTACAATATTGGTCACTCCATTTGCGGTAACTGCAGTAATGGCAGTTACTTGAACAGGAGTTTGCTTAATTTCTTTATTCAAAGCGTTTGAATCGGCATCTTTCAATTCAATGTTTTGAGTTTCTTTGATCTCTTGAGTTTTAACCAATTTTTTTTCTCCTTTTGAGTCTTTTATTGTTGTAACCGTTGTTTTTACCTCAGATTTTACATTTTTGTTTTGCGCTTGACTTTGTACGGAAAATAATAGTGCTAAAGCTCCAATTAATATCGTTTTCATAATTATTTATTTATTAGATTAATATGAAGTAAAATTACAAGGGCAACAGAGATAAGTTGTTATGGAATTTCCAAGATAAATTGTATAATTTACACTAGCTATTTTTTTCTTTATGAAAATTGATTAATCGTTAATCTTAAGATTTAAAAATTTCGAAATAGCATGATTTTTTCGAAACAATTTGAATGTATTTTTATCCAAATAAAAGTTTTTGTTCTAAAAAAAAAGGACCATCTTTCGATAGTCCTTTTGAGTTATTCAATAAATGAATTAGAATTTGTAGTTCAAAGATAAATTAACCATAGTTCCTAATTGGCTGAAGTGAGATCCATCATAAGTCATCTGTGAATAACGACCATTGAATGTTAAATCGTTAATTTGCTTTTTCAATGTTATTGGATCGTTTATTATAGCTTCTGCACCAGTTGAACCGTCAGACTTTAATTTCCATTCAGGTAAAACATTTAATAAGTTATTTACATTTAAGTTAAGAGTAACTTTTTCATTTGCTCTGTATGAAACACCTAAATCGGTAACTACTTTAGTTAAAAATTCTACAGTTAATGCTTTATCGTACAAGTCAGCATTTTTGAATTTTGCTGGTCCAAAAACGGTGTTGTTTAAAGAAAATGAGAACTTATTAATTTCGAAATCTCCACCAATAATATATTTAAATTTAGGACGTGAAGTAAGTAATAAAGCTTCTTGGGTTGCGCCAAAAACCGATTGGTTAACAGCTGCAACACTAGCAATGTTACGTACAGGACCGTCTAGCTTGTTTTCTAAGGTATAATTTCCAGAAAGGTTAATTGTTAACTTGCCAGAACCTAATTCGATATTTCTGTAATTTGCAACAAAATCTAAACCAGAAGTTTTAGTGTCAATAGCATTTGTAAACCATGATTGAATATTGCCCGGGCTATATATGATTTTATCTCCCAAAACGATACGGTCTTTCACACTAATATTGTAATAGTCCAAAGTTGCGCTAAAGTTTTTAGAAGGTTTTACTCCAAGTCCGATAGTGTAGTTAGTAGAACTTTCAGCTTTTAGATTTGCAACTCCATTTTGTCTAGCTGCAGAGGATACGTTGTTGATAATTCCTTCAAGCTGAATCCCTCCGCCACCAAATGATGATTGTACTTTTTGAGTATATATTTGATGTAATGTAGGAGCTCTAAAACCTGTAGATGCAGAACCTCTTAAAGTAACAAGGTCGTCTGCGAATTTATATCTTGAACTTAACTTCCAAACTGCTTTGCTTCCAAAATCGCTATAATCCTCATAACGAATAGTTCCTTCTGCTAACCAATCTTCAGTTATGTCTAAAGAAGCACTTGCATAAAAACCAATATTGTAGCGGTTAAATTTTCCTGAATTTTCAGGAGTGTTTCCTTGGTAAGAATCTGCTCCAACACCTATATATGAAGCTTCGTCACCTGCTCTAACTTCAAATATTTCTGTTCTAAATTCAGAACCAAAAGCAATACTGAAATTGTCAAAAATTTGTTTGCTAAGGTCGATATTTCCAACATAATGTGTGAAACCTACTCCACCAGGGTTAAAACGAAGTGGTCCGCTATAAAAATTTGGGTTTGTAGCATAAATGAAATTTCCGCTTGAATCTTTAGAACGGTTGTGAGAATTTGAAACAGTATAGTTCTGTTGATTTCCCCCTGTTGTGATACTTGCGTCTCCAATCCAACCATTTTTGTTGAATTTATATCCAAGTGTAGCATTGTAATCGTTTAATTCACCTTCAAATGTAGGAACATAACCTTGATAAGACGCAAGTGTGCCGTTACCATATAAAGACGGTAAATATGGGAAATCTGTTGCAGTTCTCCAATATGGAGTTCTATAGTTTGCGAACGAGTTTACTTTTTTGTATACATAAGCTGCATTGTAATACACTTGTGCATTTTCACTTAGATCTTTACCACCATTTACTAGGAATTTTGCCGCAGCTGTTTCTGGAGCTCCATTGATGTTACCTGCATCAGGACGTTTTGATAAAAAGTTTTGGATATCAGCTAGAGTATTTACTCCAGCAGTTGTTCCACCCCAGTAATTAAACTCACCTTCAGCATCTACTTTTCCTGGACGGTTAGATATTTCTGTTTTAGAAAAATCTACAGTATAATTAATAAATCCTTTGTCACCTACAGTTGTACCATTGTTTATACTTATGCCGTACATTTCGCCATCTCCCTCACTAGTAACTCCGGTTCTTAGAGTTGCAGAACCTCCATTAGTGTTTTTCTTTAAAATGATGTTCATTACACCTGCAATGGCATCAGATCCATATTGTGCAGATGCTCCATCACGAAGAATTTCAACTCTTTCAATAGCGTCAGTAGGTATAGCAGAGATATCTGCACCTGTTTCACCACGTCCAGGTGACGTTTGAACGTAAACTAGTGCACTTAAATTTTTACGTTTACCATTGATAAGAATTAATGTTCTACTTGGTCCCATGTTTCTAATTTCATAAGGATCTAATAGAGATGTAGCATCATTTACAGGTGTATTTACGGTGTTAAATGATGGTATTCTATATTGTAATGCTTTATCAAATGATGCTTGTCCCGTGGAGTTTAAGTCTTTTGAAGACAGTACATCTATTGGTAACGCTGATGTAGTATTGGTTCTAGCTGCTGTTCTGCTCCCCGTTACTACAACTTCATTTAAATTTTGTCCACCTTCTTCAGATAAAACTACATTGATTACAGCTTCTGTTGCTGCTCTTTCTACTTTGTTGAATCCAACATAACTGAAAACTAATGTTGCTCCTTCGTTCACTTTAATTTTGTAAGAACCATCAGTGTCAGTAGAAACTCCATTCTTTGTTCCTTTTTCTACAATGTTAACTCCTGGTAACGAATTTCCAGAATTGTCTTTTACTACCCCTGATATTTGCTTCTGAGCAAATACAAACGAGACGTTTAATAGGATTAATAATAATGCGATTTTTTTCATAATAAATTGTGTTTTATTTTCTGGTTGATTTGAAATAGGCTGCAATATAATTTTTTTTTAACAAAACATTAGTACTATTTTTAATTTTTTAAAAAAAATGCTAGGTTCTCAGTAATGGTATCTTTTAATTATTGAAAACAGTATTAAAATGGTATATTTGCAAACTTTTAAAGCCAAATGGCTTTGTCTAATAAGATTTAATGCTGAATAGCTCAAAATTTAAAACTTAAAAGAACCTTGTTTGCCATAAAAAAGCTTGCATGTTTCCGGAAAAAAAAATAAAATAGTATTTACAGATGAAAGCAGGAATTGTAGGGTTACCTAATGTTGGAAAATCAACTTTGTTCAATTGTTTGTCAAACGCAAAAGCGCAAAGTGCTAACTTTCCTTTTTGTACCATAGAGCCAAATATTGGTGTTGTTAATGTACCAGATCCAAGAATCAATAAATTGGAGGAATTGGTAAAGCCAGAGCGTGTGCAAATGGCTACGGTTGATATTGTGGATATTGCAGGTTTAGTAAAAGGAGCTAGTAAAGGAGAAGGTTTAGGAAATCAATTTCTTGGAAACATTAGAGAGTGTAACGCTATTATTCACGTATTGCGTTGTTTTGATAATGATAATATCGTTCACGTTGATGGTAATGTAAATCCCATTCGTGACAAAGAAACTATTGATATCGAGTTGCAGTTAAAAGATTTAGAAACGGTTGAAAAGCGTTTAGAAAAAGTAAATCGTGCTGCAAAAACAGGTAACAAAGAGGCGCAGACCGAAAAAGCGCTTTTGGATCGAATTAAAGAAACCTTATTGCAAGCTAAATCAGCGAGAACTATTACTCCTCAAGGAAATGACGAGGAAGTTTTGATGGAATCCTTTCAATTGATTACCGCAAAACCAGTTTTGTATGTGTGTAATGTAGACGAAAACTCTGCCGTAAATGGAAACAAATACGTTGACCAAGTTCGCGAATTAGTAAAAGATGAAGATGCAGAAGTAATTATTTTGTCTGTAGGAGCCGAAGCTGATATTACAGAGCTTGAAAGCTACGAAGAGCGCCAAGTTTTCCTTGAAGACATGGGATTGTCAGAGCCAGGAGCCTCTGTTTTAATTCGTGCAGCTTATAAATTGTTAAAACAGCAAACCTATTTCACGGCAGGAGTAAAAGAAGTTCGTGCTTGGACCATCAATATCGGTGCTACCGCGCCACAAGCTGCTGGTGTAATTCATACTGATTTTGAAAAAGGGTTTATCCGTGCCGAAGTTATTGCTTACGAAGACTACGTGCAATACGGTTCTGAAGCTAAATGTAAGGAAGCTGGAAAATTTAAAGTAGAGGGTAAAGAATACGTTGTAAAAGATGGTGATGTAATGCACTTTAGATTCAACGTGTAATTTTTAGTTAGTCGAAAGTCAAAAGTCGAAAGTCGAAAGTCAAAAGTCGAAAGTCAAAAGTCGAAAGTCAAAAGTCGAAATAGAAAAGTCGAAAGTTAGAAATAGCTTTCGACTTTTTTTTTGAACCTAATCCAGCTTTCCGCTACAATCTGGGGTATTTGTATAGGTGTTTAAAGTTTAATTAAAATTAAAAGTGTAAATTCACTAAAATTTTAATTAATTCAAAATGAAACAATTTATTTTGTTAGTGATA
This portion of the Flavobacterium sp. CECT 9288 genome encodes:
- a CDS encoding TIGR02757 family protein, with product MTTKELKDFLDNKVLQYNTLDFIESDPVQIPHLYSQKEDVEIAGFLSATIAWGNRKMIIQNSHRMLDLMGNAPYDFVMSHKTADLERLHTFVHRTFNGQDFIGFIQSLQNIYSHHGGLETVFAKNQEPHSMQNSISEFKKIFFSIPHLARTQKHVSDPLNNSAAKRINMYLRWMVRNDKTGVDLGVWKSISTASLSCPLDVHSGNVARKLGLLTRKQNDGKALAELDAKLREFDAQDPVKYDFALFGLGVFEGF
- a CDS encoding ABC transporter ATP-binding protein, whose translation is MIEVKNIHKYYDKLHVLKGVDLHIKKGEIVSIVGSSGAGKTTLLQILGTLDKPNTIPNTDIQKTTTSLFINGRDILTMNDKVLSTFRNLNLGFIFQFHQLLPEFTALENVCIPAFIANKPKGETEQEAKKLLDYLGLSHRINHKPNELSGGEQQRVAVARALINKPAVIFADEPSGNLDTTSAENLHQLFFKLRDEFGQTFVIVTHNEELANMADRKLVMVDGLISN
- the msrA gene encoding peptide-methionine (S)-S-oxide reductase MsrA, which gives rise to MEKQGDLEIATFAGGCFWCTEAVFLQLDGVSKVVSGYIGGNTVNPTYNDISTGETGHAEAIEITFDPKKISFGELLEIFFATHDPTTLNRQGADVGTQYRSEIFYHNETQKQLSQDYIALMTQENTFGKPIVTKISAATKFYVAEEYHQNYYNQNKTQGYCSYVITPKIDKLKKMYQGKLKK
- a CDS encoding DUF6787 family protein, whose amino-acid sequence is MNKLKQRWGIETNFQFIIILIVFAITGSASAWLSKPFCTWLGITKDSLGYWIIPVRLILIFPIYQVLLVCIGFIFGQFKFFWALEKKMLKRLGLGFLFKS
- a CDS encoding DUF6146 family protein, whose translation is MKRSLYILGIVALIMYSCATTTPFTAIKNPSNNSSNDTVRIANEELEYEVIIIAPGFNSWLNATALPRNYHTQAFLENKNRFYVTEWNNRVLQPQRFNPNLYEMTINYDPNINYGYEVNYLIYNYMIFFQNTYNQRLFGFVPMR
- a CDS encoding DUF937 domain-containing protein, whose protein sequence is MLEQLTQLAQQFGVESVVKNNAIPNEQNEAVIEEASSSIFSGLQKIASEGGVEQLASLFQGDNAQNASNPVVQKLTEQLTGSLGEKFGINADAASGVAGSLIPQILGSLVNKAKDPNDSSFQISDIIAAISGGGAQGSGIMDAISKYGGQFGLDQNADGKVDISDAMAAVSGKGGGLGGILGKLFGK
- a CDS encoding D-2-hydroxyacid dehydrogenase, with translation MKVLANDGISKSGIQALEKGGFEVITTKVAQEQVANFVNENNVSVVLVRSATKVRKDIIDACPGLKIIGRGGVGMDNIDVDYAKSKGIAVINTPASSSESVAELVFAHLFSGVRFLHDSNRNMPLEGDTNFDGLKKAYGNGIELRGKTLGIVGIGRIGQATAKMALGLGMKVIAADSFIPQVDVTVSFFDGQSITTTIVSQSLESVFKEADFITLHVPAQNGYIISDKEIASMKDGVGIVNCARGGVIDEVALLKGLDSGKILFAGLDVFESEPTPEMAILMHHKISLTPHIGAATGEAQDRIGTELAQQIISILG
- the serC gene encoding 3-phosphoserine/phosphohydroxythreonine transaminase; this translates as MKKHNYSAGPCILPQEVFEKSAQAILNFNDSGLSLLEMSHRSKDFVAVMDEARSLVLELLGLEGKGYQALFLAGGASLEFLMVPYNLMKENGKAAYLDTGTWAAAAIKEAQLFGETSIIGSSKEQNYNHIPKGYSIPEDADYFHCTSNNTIFGTQMKEFPETSIPLVCDMSSDIFSRVLDFSKFDLIYAGAQKNMGPAGTTLIVVKEEILGKTGRTIPSMLDYTKHIKAESMYNTPPVFPVYASLLTLQWLKNLGGIAAIEKINNAKAALLYAEIDRNPLFKGAAAVEDRSNMNATFLLNDEAHAANFDALWKAAGISGLPGHRSVGGYRASMYNALPLESVQVLVDVMQALEKAI
- a CDS encoding acyl-CoA reductase, which gives rise to MTLETKKNVFVELGNFLSQFSENNTTKSPNVLHNETFFDAFQELIILSQSHNGWYTPENVYFSIQSWSKALTAENLDQWLSAYTLEIQKPKNIALVLAGNIPLVGFHDFLSVLITGNNVIVKTSSNDQHLLPFLAKYLIAVAPELKNQITFVEGKLENFDAVIATGSNNTSRYFEYYFKDKPSIIRKSRNSVAVLTGTENKEELTALGEDIFRYFGLGCRNVSKLFVPKGYNFDAFFEAIFEYQDVIHYEKYANNYDYNKAVFLMSNFKLLDNGFLTIKEDQSHASPISSVFYEYYDDLPTLQTKLDSENELLQCIVSGGCIEKSISFGQTQNPQLWDYADNIDTISFLLTI